DNA sequence from the Gigantopelta aegis isolate Gae_Host unplaced genomic scaffold, Gae_host_genome ctg7940_pilon_pilon, whole genome shotgun sequence genome:
ACAGATGGAAGCCACCATCCCCACAAAGGTTAATTATTATTCCTACCAAGAATTAAACTTACAAGTTTCTTAGGCTATCTATTCTTGCTTCgaatataaatatctgtatatgcaatacatttcTGGCCATTCTGAGATACatgatgcatacatgtatatcaacatTATTTCAGCGCATatctaatatttattgtttacaaagtCCAGAGGATGGTTTCTCAGACATTAACAACAAAATCGTTTTTATTTGATggtaagcaataattcacaaatgtctcaaATACGTATCTGTTGGATGTCTACAGAATTTccgggttccctactgatagaataattgaTAACTGGATAATGACTGTTTAATCCCCATCGACTCTACAGTATAAAATCTTCCAATGCCCCCCAATGAGTTCTGATGCAAAATCCTACGTAAGTTCCTGGAGTTGCTACGGATTTTTGCTTGTGCAACTGAAATGCCAAAAAAGTGTATTGAGCAGTTAACACGAAATAGTGTGGTATATACAGTTTTGGACTAAAGaattaagtaaataatatttagtttattGCTTTTTGGTTAAACATTTACCTCACTGTCTGTCCTTATGTGTCTTACTATCAACTACTCCAGGATACAAGTCAAAGGACATTGGTTGCAAAGGACAAGGGAAAGAGTGTGTCTAACATAGGATAATCATTCTTGCAATCTTATGCTAATGAGTGTCAAATTACAAGAAGAAAACATTGTGAAATAATATCTCacaaaatatatgaaatatcCATGTCAAGTGTAAACTTGATACCATAACGAGTGTATTTACCTTGTCCGGCATGCTACAGCATCATCAGATACCATAACGAGTGTATTTACCTTGTCCTGCATGCTCACAGCATCATCAGATACCATAACGAGTGTATTTACCTTGTCCGGCATGCTCACAGTATCATCAGATACCATAACGAGTGTATTTACCTTGTCCGGCATGCTCACACCATCATCAGATACCATACCATCATCAGATACCATAACGAGTGTATTTACCTTGTCCGGCATGCTCACAGCACCATCAGATACCATAACGAGTGTATTTACCTTGTCCGGCATGCTCACAGCATCATCAGATACCATAAAGAGTGTATTTACCTTGTCCGGCATGCTCACAGCACCATCGGATACCATAAAGAGTGTATTTACCTTGTCCGGCATGCTCACAGCATCATCGGATACCATAAAGAGTGTATTTACCTTGTCCGGCATGCTCACAGCATCATCGGATACCATAAAGAGTGTATTTACCTTGTCCGGCATGCTCACAGCATCATCGGATACCATAAAGAGTGTATTTACCTTGTCCGGCATGCTCACAGCATCATCGGATACCATAACGAGTGTATTTACCTTGTCCGGCATGCTCACAGCACCATCGGATACCATAACGAGTGTATTTACCTTGTCCGGCATGCTCACAGCACCATCGGATACCATAACGAGTGTATTTACCTTGTCCGGCATGCTCACAGCACCATCGGATACCATAACGAGTGTATTTACCTTGTCCGGCATGCTCACAGCACCATCGGATACCATAACGAGTGTATTTACCTTGTCCGGCATGCTCACAGCACCATCGGATACCATAACGAGTGTATTTACCTTGTCCGGCATGCTCACAGCACCATCGGATACCATAACGAGTGTATTTACCTTGTCCGGCATGCTCACAGCACCATCGGATACCATAACGAGTGTATTTACCTTGTCCGGCATGCTCACAGCACCATCGGATACCATAACGAGTGTATTTACCTTGTCCGGCATGCTCACAGCACCATCGGATACCATAACGAGTGTATTTACCTTGTCCGGCATGCTCACAGCACCATCGGATACCATAACGAGTGTATTTACCTTGTCCGGCATGCTCACAGCACCATCGGATACCATAACGAGTGTATTTACCTTGTCCGGCATGCTCACAGCACCATCGGATACCATAACGAGTGTATTTACCTTGTCCGGCATGCTCCGGCATGCTCACAGCACCATCAGATCATAACGAGTGTATTTACCATAACGAGTGTATTTACCTTGTCCGGCATGCTTACAGCATCATCAGATACCATAACGAGTGTATTTACCTTGTCCGGCATGCTTACAGCATCATCAGATACCATAACGAGTGTATTTACCATGTCAGGCATTCTTATAGAATCATCAGATACCATAACGAGTGTATTTACCTTGTCTGGCATGCTCACAACATCATCAGATACCATAACGAGTGTATTTACCTTGTCCGGCATGCTCACATCATCAGATACCATAACGAGTGTATTTACCTTGTCCGCATGCTTCCAACATCATCAGATACCATAACGAGTGTATTTACCTTGTCAGGCATGCTTACAGCATCATCAGATACCATAACGAGTGTATTTACCTTGTCAGGCATGATTACAGCATCATCAGATACCATAACGAGTGTATTTACCATGTCAGGCATTCTTATAGAATCATTAGATACCATAACGAGTGTATTTACCTTGTCTGGCATGCTCACAACATCATCAGATACCATAACGAGTGTATTTACCTTGTCCGGCATGCTCACATCATCAGATACCATAACGAGTGTATTTACCTTGTCCGGCATGCTTCCAACATCATCGGATACCATAACGAGTGTATTTACCTTGTCCGGCATGCTCACAGCACCATCGGATACCATAACGAGTGTATTTACCTTGTCCGGCATGCTCACAGCACCATCGGATACCATAACGAGTGTATTTACCTTGTCCGGCATGCTCACAGCACCATCGGATACCATAACGAGTGTATTTACCTTGTCCGGCATGCTCACAGCACCATCGGATACCATAACGAGTGTATTTACCTTGTCCGGCATGCTCACAGCACCATCGGATACCATAACGAGTGTATTTACCTTGTCCGGCATGCTCACAGCACCATCGGATACCATAACGAGTGTATTTACCTTGTCCGGCATGCTCACAGCACCATCAGATACCATAACGAGTGTATTTACCTTGTCCGGCATGCTTACAGCATCATCAGATACGAGTGTATTTACATTGTCAGGCATGCTTACAGCATCATCAGATACCATAACGAGTGTATTTACATTGTTCGGCATGCTTACAGCATCATCAGATACCATAACGAGTGTATTTACCATGTCAGGCATTCTTATAGAATCATTAGATACCATAACGAGTGTATTTACCTTGTCTGGCATGCTCACAACATCATCAGATACCATAACGAGTGTATTTACCTTGTCCGGCATGCTCACATCATCAGATACCATAACGAGTGTATTTACCTTGTCCGGCATGCTTCCAACATCATCAGATACCATAACGAGTGTATTTACCTTGTCAGGCATGCTTACAGCATCATCAGATACCATAACGAGTGTATTTACCTTGTCAGGCATGATTACAGCATCATCAGATACCATAACGAGTGTATTTACCATGTCAGGCATTCTTATAGAATCATTAGATACCATAACGAGTGTATTTACCTTGTCTGGCATGCTCACAACATCATCAGATACCATAACGAGTGTATTTACCTTGTCCGGCATGCTCACATCATCAGATACCATAACGAGTGTATTTACCTTGTCCGGCATGCTTCCAACATCATCAGATACCATAACGAGTGTATTTACCTTGTCTGGCATGCTTACAACATCATCATACACATCGTCATCTGGTGTGTCCTTAGTTTTTCTCGACTTCCTCAGAGGTATTTGTACATGCTTCTGACGTCCTGCATCTCTTTCATAGTTAccttaaataaacaaataaatggaGGCCATAGTTGGATTCCCATAATAttagtcaaaaaaaaaaaaaaataataataatgaaaacaacaaaaaaacacaacaaaccccccccccccccccaaaaaaaaaaaaacccaaaaaccccacacacatcTAGTCCAACATCAAATGTTAAGGTATCAGatcaaaaaatataatttcagtgtctagaatgttttttaaatcttatttattaaaattctaAATTAATTGGTCACTTAGCACCTGGTAAAATATTCATGAGGAAATTGGTGGATTTCTTTGACTTAGATTTACAGTAATCCAAATGGATTCTGGTGGAATTTGACCAGAAGCTTGCTCAAGCAGATCGTGAACTTCAGGtctacacacagacacagacacagacacacacacacacacacacacacagacacatgcacacacacacacagacacatgcacacacacacagacacagacacatgcacacaaacacagacacacacacatacacacatacacacagacacacacatgcacacacacacagacacacacacacatgcacacacacacagacacagacacatgcacacacacacagacacagacacatgcacacacacacagacacagacacatgcacacaaacacagacacacacacatacacacacagacacatacacacacatgcacacatacacatgcacacagacacacacacatacacacacatgcacactgacacagacacacacatacacacacacatacagacacacacacacacatacagacacacacacacacacacacacacacacacacacacacacacagacacacaaactcCCCAGACATCAACGTGAAACAAATTGAAGGGAGTAATTAGCTGCTcctctaacttagattatggagatttcttacacacccgttggtgagaacaccatgcattatttatgataacacataccctgtttacacacgtacatatgttaacaatttcaagacatatgactggatgctcctaggtgatgaccaggtcacaaATGCCatatatatccaatgaaaattaaaacgatggaaatagattacactgtgacgtatatttaacctgacaatcatgtgtctgtcacgcgtaagtcagctacaagtgcaaagggttataaatatcttttaatcgaaaaagatgctaaaatttctttaaaacctggtttttgaggatatgtaagaaatagaataatacattcgtgtccgttagataccatttatctcacaactcgttgtttaaaaatgcatcaaactcgttgtgagataaatggtatctaacagtcactcctgtattattctctatctaTTACAGATATATCGATATCAATATCGTATGAATCCACGTTAAGAGGAGCTAAACATTTCTCTTTgagggagtgatggggagcaagATGACAGTTCCCCTTAAACAGTCCTACACCCCAACCATCAGGTCAAAGTTCACAGACAGACAATATTGGAAGAACTTCAACtcattatgtatttatatgtacacatCCACTGTCATGCactatatagtccgtcccacaggcaacgtctttttttatactatggaatttactacaagttatttatttctaagccaattgatttgtaaattgcacacaaaaaaatagtatttat
Encoded proteins:
- the LOC121366961 gene encoding uncharacterized protein LOC121366961, encoding MASPCDATPEQDLKRKMKSEFKTKIIPSLVICHLDINSLSEEEESRIEATEKQHGAHSAASELLDILFRKDDWFNKLIKVLRKKEVRLSHVADVFEKIKAQVDSDWKSSFAPSRASPLTQTNGSTVNTFQFGNPPQQTRNSNYERDAGRQKHVQIPLRKSRKTKDTPDDDVYDDVVSMPDKVNTLVMVSDDVGSMPDKVNTLVMVSDDVSMPDKVNTLVMVSDDVVSMPDKVNTLVMVSNDSIRMPDMVNTLVMVSDDAVIMPDKVNTLVMVSDDAVSMPDKVNTLVMVSDDVGSMPDKVNTLVMVSDDVSMPDKVNTLVMVSDDVVSMPDKVNTLVMVSNDSIRMPDMVNTLVMVSDDAVSMPNNVNTLVMVSDDAVSMPDNVNTLVSDDAVSMPDKVNTLVMVSDGAVSMPDKVNTLVMVSDGAVSMPDKVNTLVMVSDGAVSMPDKVNTLVMVSDGAVSMPDKVNTLVMVSDGAVSMPDKVNTLVMVSDGAVSMPDKVNTLVMVSDGAVSMPDKVNTLVMVSDDVGSMPDKVNTLVMVSDDVSMPDKVNTLVMVSDDVVSMPDKVNTLVMVSNDSIRMPDMVNTLVMVSDDAVIMPDKVNTLVMVSDDAVSMPDKVNTLVMVSDDVGSMRTR